From Phoenix dactylifera cultivar Barhee BC4 unplaced genomic scaffold, palm_55x_up_171113_PBpolish2nd_filt_p 000397F, whole genome shotgun sequence, a single genomic window includes:
- the LOC103718495 gene encoding transcription repressor OFP8-like has translation MSPGTRRRRSSSLFGLGCGCKDSKSVSASDAPRRVRGPSSADTLTLTSPFSSTSSCWEEVGEKPDSSASTPRFSGLLRQLNELEENVMAWGKRTTPLPPPPGEEEKRRRPHHHHHHHRRSSSEGGRRIEESVAVVKESADPLGDFRRSMLQMIVEKEIVDGEELRELLRRFLSLNSPCHHDLILRAFAEIWEEVFSGYENTPDLLLRPTYSVFSQPRHF, from the coding sequence ATGTCTCCCGgtacgaggaggaggaggagcagcTCTCTTTTCGGCCTCGGCTGTGGGTGCAAGGACTCCAAATCGGTGTCGGCATCCGACGCCCCTCGCAGGGTCAGGGGTCCATCGTCGGCGGACACCCTGACCCTGacctcccccttctcctccacctcctcttgCTGGGAGGAGGTGGGGGAGAAACCCGATAGCTCGGCGAGCACGCCGAGATTCTCCGGGCTTCTGCGCCAGCTCAACGAGCTGGAGGAGAACGTTATGGCCTGGGGGAAGAGGAcgactcctcttcctcctccaccaGGCGAAGAAGAGAAGCGGCGAAGGccgcatcatcatcatcatcatcatcgaagGAGCAGCagcgaaggaggaagaagaatagaggAGAGCGTGGCGGTGGTGAAGGAATCGGCGGACCCATTGGGGGATTTTAGAAGGTCGATGCTGCAGATGATCGTAGAGAAGGAGATCGTTGACGGGGAGGAGCTGCGGGAGCTCCTCCGCCGTTTCCTCTCGCTCAATTCTCCCTGCCACCACGACCTCATCCTCCGAGCCTTCGCCGAGATCTGGGAGGAGGTCTTCTCCGGCTACGAGAACACCCCCGATCTCCTCCTCCGCCCCACCTACTCCGTTTTCTCCCAACCTCGCCACTTCTAA